A region of Vitis riparia cultivar Riparia Gloire de Montpellier isolate 1030 chromosome 1, EGFV_Vit.rip_1.0, whole genome shotgun sequence DNA encodes the following proteins:
- the LOC117920558 gene encoding uncharacterized protein LOC117920558: MNSDLGNQSQIFELALKLGEIRKGEDNVTKYFNSLKRIWQDLDLFNTYEWKSIEDGRHHKKTMEDNRMFKFLVGLNVDFDEVMERIIGRQPLPLIGEVFLEVRRKESRRNVMLGKKRPRVSIEGSTLVTTGVGYNKAVAFQHKSDERPWGWCDFCNKPRHTYENCWKIHGKPTNWKGKIGDKPGRAIIPIANEAETNPFTTEQMEHLLHY; this comes from the coding sequence ATGAATTCTGATCTAGGGAATCAATCGCAAATCTTTGAATTAGCCCTTAAACTCGGTGAGATACGAAAAGGGGAGGACAACGTCACAAAGTACTTCAACTCCTTGAAGCGGATTTGGCAAGATCTTGACCTCTTCAACACCTATGAGTGGAAATCTATTGAGGATGGACGTCATCATAAGAAGACCATGGAAGACAATCGGATGTTCAAGTTCTTGGTTGGCCTTAATGTCGATTTTGATGAGGTAATGGAGAGAATCATTGGAAGACAACCCCTGCCTTTAATTGGTGAAGTTTTTTTAGAAGTTAGAAGAAAAGAGAGTCGGAGAAATGTGATGTTGGGCAAGAAGAGACCTAGAGTTTCTATTGAAGGTTCAACCTTGGTTACCACGGGTGTAGGCTATAATAAAGCCGTTGCGTTTCAGCACAAATCAGATGAAAGACCATGGGGTTGGTgtgatttttgcaacaagcctcgCCATACCTATGAGAACTGTTGGAAAATCCATGGGAAACCTACgaattggaaaggaaaaataggtgaCAAACCAGGTCGAGCTATTATTCCTATTGCTAATGAGGCTGAGACCAACCCCTTCACTACTGAGCAAATGGAGCATCTTCTGCACTACTGA